One stretch of Solenopsis invicta isolate M01_SB chromosome 16, UNIL_Sinv_3.0, whole genome shotgun sequence DNA includes these proteins:
- the LOC105196907 gene encoding protein O-GlcNAcase isoform X3: MTETNGSANLNTKNGNFICGVVEGFYGRPWTTEQRKDLFQKLKKWGMDSYLYAPKDDYKHRAYWRDLYTVEEAEHLTGLITAAREYGITFYYALSPGLDITYSSSKEVTALKRKLEQVSQFGCTAFALLFDDIEPEMSEADKEVFQSFAQAQVSVTNDIFQHLSQPRFLLCPTQYCATRAMPNVASSEYLNTLGSKLAQEIDIMWTGPKVISRLLTVESIEEITEVLRRPPVIWDNLHANDYDQKRVFLGPYSGRSPDLIPKLRGVLTNPNCEYGANFVAIHTLAQWSRCNVDGKRDPSLNDTVSADIKLETETEDGVLGEDVPSTLSPNMYHPRQALKNAISEWLLEFNKKKAAWGVIVKPQPCVAPTIPIPIIPSVNTCMSLTSTTTTTVAATSTPGVNSNHLQALAEVCSSVTSSDSFVQPSSGPVMNSLVSDIKVISEPVLTTALPTNMSGEPPSTGLSSIEPMDCNTTPNNSPAHIAKISAEDDAMVDNSSTCSEASGSMQVEVDGTSPTVNGTQMIIENDSENHDGSDNADAVPQELVDIDKQLTHEDLSLLCDLFYLPFEHGGQGIQLLQEFNWLKSNAYVVMKKSNEEESASASDIEEWHLRAAKLNDMCNAVNRLFQRLTYCNNRELLYDLYAYVWDMRGVVSLLNSYVKWLGFSNGWKETFMSGEQEPWVFRGGLTADLQRLIPVDSGNDLFVYKAPEVPSSKIYTIRPYVPSDEEAVYAVCNQVNNCTTSSAVADKLIGGFLTLSPELCMVVEDENGIAGYALATLNIKSHNQKMAVSWIPELRMKYPLDNSISELPQNVQDAIQYFHSFIPDVSEQLCRQHPSKLVCTVLSSVTDQSICKRLITCVLAALRANGSFGVHTTMLSTDKESHEFYGKLGFVDLNPAHEEYPEIKTMCRSF; encoded by the exons ATGACGGAGACAAATGGGTCCGCGAATCTCAACACGAAGAACGGCAACTTCATCTGCGGCGTGGTGGAAG GTTTTTATGGACGCCCATGGACCACTGAGCAACGAAAGGATCTCTTCCAAAA ATTGAAGAAATGGGGAATGGACTCTTACTTGTATGCGCCAAAAGACGATTACAAACATCGTGCTTATTGGAGGGATTTGTATACAGTAGAAGAAGCCGAACATCTGACTGGTCTAATCACAGCTGCTAGGGAATATGGAATAACCTTTTACTATGCATTATCTCCAGGATTAGATATCACATATTCTAGTTCAAAGGAAGTCACTGCTTTGAAGAGAAAATTGGAACAAGTTAGCCAATTTGGCTGTACAGCATTTGCATTGTTATTTGATGACATAGAGCCAGAGATGAGTGAAGCTGATAAAGAAGTGTTCCAGTCGTTTGCACAAGCTCAA GTTTCTGTcacaaatgatatttttcaacaCCTTAGCCAACCTCGTTTTCTTCTGTGTCCCACGCAATATTGTGCGACGCGCGCGATGCCGAATGTCGCATCTTCGGAATATCTCAACACTCTTGGAAGTAAACTAGCTCAGGAAATTGATATAATGTGGACTGGACCTAAAGTAATATCGAGACTTTTAACTGTGGAATCAATTGAAGAAATTACAGAAGTGCTTAGGAGGCCACCTGTCATCTGGGATAATTTACATGCTAACGATTATGATCAGAAAAGGGTGTTTCTTGGACCATATTCTGGTCGTTCTCCCGATCTTATACCTAAGCTTAGAGGAGTTTTAACAAATCCAAATTGCGAATATGGAGCAAATTTTGTAGCAATTCATACATTAGCTCAGTGGAGCAGATGCAATGTGGATGGAAAAAGAGATCCAAGTTTAA ATGATACTGTATCAGctgatattaaattagaaactgAGACAGAGGATGGCGTTCTTGGTGAAGATGTACCGTCTACGTTATCACCGAATATGTATCATCCTCGACAAGCTCTGAAAAATGCAATAAGCGAATGGTTATTAGAGTTCAATAAGAAAAAAGCAGCTTGGGGAGTAATAGTCAAACCACAGCCATGTGTTGCACCTACGATACCTATTCCAATAATTCCTTCCGTGAACACATGTATGAGTCTTACGTCGACGACAACGACCACAGTTGCTGCCACGTCCACGCCTGGGGTGAATTCTAATCATCTTCAAGCATTGGCCGAAGTTTGTTCAAGTGTAACGAGTAGCGATAGCTTCGTGCAGCCTTCATCCGGACCTGTGATGAATTCTCTAGTGTCGGATATAAAAGTGATCAGTGAACCTGTTTTAACTACTGCGTTACCCACCAATATGAGCGGTGAACCACCTTCAACAGGATTGTCTTCTATAGAACCTATGGACTGTAATACGACGCCAAATAATTCACCGGCTCACATAGCAAAAATTTCAGCAGAGGATGACGCTATGGTAGATAACTCTTCT ACGTGCAGCGAGGCTTCCGGAAGTATGCAGGTAGAAGTGGACGGCACTTCTCCTACGGTCAATGGTACACAAATGATTATAGAGAACGATAGCGAAAATCATGATGGTTCCGACAATGCAGATGCAGTACCACAGGAACTTGTGGACATCGATAAACAACTCACTCATGAGGATCTGTCGCTATTATGTGATCTATTTTATTTGCCGTTTGAACATGGGGGTCAAGGAATTCAATTGTTGCAAGAATTTAATTGGCTGAAAAGCAATGCTTATGTTGTTATGAAGAAATCCAACGAAGAAGAATCAGCGTCTGCATCAGAC ATTGAAGAATGGCATCTTCGTGCAGCTAAATTAAACGATATGTGCAATGCAGTAAATAGGTTATTTCAAAGACTCACATACTGTAATAATCGTGAATTACTATACGACCTGTACGCGTACGTATGGGATATGAGGGGAGTTGTGTCTCTTCTAAATAGTTACGTGAAGTGGCTGG GGTTTTCAAATGGTTGGAAAGAAACATTTATGAGTGGAGAACAGGAACCCTGGGTTTTCCGTGGTGGACTTACGGCTGATTTAcag AGATTAATCCCAGTTGACAGTGGCAACGACTTATTCGTCTATAAAGCACCGGAAGTGCCCagtagtaaaatatatacaattcgACCGTATGTACCGAGTGATGAAGAAGCGGTTTATGCGGTATGCAATCAAGTTAATAACTGTACAACTTCGTCAGCTGTAGCAGACAA ACTTATCGGAGGATTTCTAACATTGAGTCCAGAGTTATGTATGGTTGTTGAGGATGAAAATGGTATAGCAGGTTACGCATTGGCTACACTGAATATAAAATCTCACAATCAGAAAATGGCTGTTTCCTGGATTCCTGAATTACGAATGAAATATCCCTTAGATAATAGTATTAGCGAGTTGCCACAAAATGTTCAA GATGCCATACAATATTTCCATTCATTTATTCCGGACGTGTCGGAACAATTGTGCAGACAGCATCCGTCGAAACTTGTATGCACTGTACTATCAAGTGTGACAGATCAGTCTATTTGTAAACGTTTAATAACCTGCGTTCTTGCAGCTTTAAGAGCAAATG GTTCTTTCGGAGTGCACACGACGATGTTATCAACGGATAAGGAATCTCACGAATTTTATGGCAAACTAGGTTTCGTTGATTTAAATCCGGCACACGAGGAATATCCTGAAATTAAAACTATGTGTAGAAGTTTCTAA
- the LOC105196907 gene encoding protein O-GlcNAcase isoform X1, which yields MTETNGSANLNTKNGNFICGVVEGFYGRPWTTEQRKDLFQKLKKWGMDSYLYAPKDDYKHRAYWRDLYTVEEAEHLTGLITAAREYGITFYYALSPGLDITYSSSKEVTALKRKLEQVSQFGCTAFALLFDDIEPEMSEADKEVFQSFAQAQVSVTNDIFQHLSQPRFLLCPTQYCATRAMPNVASSEYLNTLGSKLAQEIDIMWTGPKVISRLLTVESIEEITEVLRRPPVIWDNLHANDYDQKRVFLGPYSGRSPDLIPKLRGVLTNPNCEYGANFVAIHTLAQWSRCNVDGKRDPSLNDTVSADIKLETETEDGVLGEDVPSTLSPNMYHPRQALKNAISEWLLEFNKKKAAWGVIVKPQPCVAPTIPIPIIPSVNTCMSLTSTTTTTVAATSTPGVNSNHLQALAEVCSSVTSSDSFVQPSSGPVMNSLVSDIKVISEPVLTTALPTNMSGEPPSTGLSSIEPMDCNTTPNNSPAHIAKISAEDDAMVDNSSTCSEASGSMQVEVDGTSPTVNGTQMIIENDSENHDGSDNADAVPQELVDIDKQLTHEDLSLLCDLFYLPFEHGGQGIQLLQEFNWLKSNAYVVMKKSNEEESASASDIEEWHLRAAKLNDMCNAVNRLFQRLTYCNNRELLYDLYAYVWDMRGVVSLLNSYVKWLAFGRFPATMTTFTQGSYTWFSNGWKETFMSGEQEPWVFRGGLTADLQRLIPVDSGNDLFVYKAPEVPSSKIYTIRPYVPSDEEAVYAVCNQVNNCTTSSAVADKLIGGFLTLSPELCMVVEDENGIAGYALATLNIKSHNQKMAVSWIPELRMKYPLDNSISELPQNVQDAIQYFHSFIPDVSEQLCRQHPSKLVCTVLSSVTDQSICKRLITCVLAALRANGSFGVHTTMLSTDKESHEFYGKLGFVDLNPAHEEYPEIKTMCRSF from the exons ATGACGGAGACAAATGGGTCCGCGAATCTCAACACGAAGAACGGCAACTTCATCTGCGGCGTGGTGGAAG GTTTTTATGGACGCCCATGGACCACTGAGCAACGAAAGGATCTCTTCCAAAA ATTGAAGAAATGGGGAATGGACTCTTACTTGTATGCGCCAAAAGACGATTACAAACATCGTGCTTATTGGAGGGATTTGTATACAGTAGAAGAAGCCGAACATCTGACTGGTCTAATCACAGCTGCTAGGGAATATGGAATAACCTTTTACTATGCATTATCTCCAGGATTAGATATCACATATTCTAGTTCAAAGGAAGTCACTGCTTTGAAGAGAAAATTGGAACAAGTTAGCCAATTTGGCTGTACAGCATTTGCATTGTTATTTGATGACATAGAGCCAGAGATGAGTGAAGCTGATAAAGAAGTGTTCCAGTCGTTTGCACAAGCTCAA GTTTCTGTcacaaatgatatttttcaacaCCTTAGCCAACCTCGTTTTCTTCTGTGTCCCACGCAATATTGTGCGACGCGCGCGATGCCGAATGTCGCATCTTCGGAATATCTCAACACTCTTGGAAGTAAACTAGCTCAGGAAATTGATATAATGTGGACTGGACCTAAAGTAATATCGAGACTTTTAACTGTGGAATCAATTGAAGAAATTACAGAAGTGCTTAGGAGGCCACCTGTCATCTGGGATAATTTACATGCTAACGATTATGATCAGAAAAGGGTGTTTCTTGGACCATATTCTGGTCGTTCTCCCGATCTTATACCTAAGCTTAGAGGAGTTTTAACAAATCCAAATTGCGAATATGGAGCAAATTTTGTAGCAATTCATACATTAGCTCAGTGGAGCAGATGCAATGTGGATGGAAAAAGAGATCCAAGTTTAA ATGATACTGTATCAGctgatattaaattagaaactgAGACAGAGGATGGCGTTCTTGGTGAAGATGTACCGTCTACGTTATCACCGAATATGTATCATCCTCGACAAGCTCTGAAAAATGCAATAAGCGAATGGTTATTAGAGTTCAATAAGAAAAAAGCAGCTTGGGGAGTAATAGTCAAACCACAGCCATGTGTTGCACCTACGATACCTATTCCAATAATTCCTTCCGTGAACACATGTATGAGTCTTACGTCGACGACAACGACCACAGTTGCTGCCACGTCCACGCCTGGGGTGAATTCTAATCATCTTCAAGCATTGGCCGAAGTTTGTTCAAGTGTAACGAGTAGCGATAGCTTCGTGCAGCCTTCATCCGGACCTGTGATGAATTCTCTAGTGTCGGATATAAAAGTGATCAGTGAACCTGTTTTAACTACTGCGTTACCCACCAATATGAGCGGTGAACCACCTTCAACAGGATTGTCTTCTATAGAACCTATGGACTGTAATACGACGCCAAATAATTCACCGGCTCACATAGCAAAAATTTCAGCAGAGGATGACGCTATGGTAGATAACTCTTCT ACGTGCAGCGAGGCTTCCGGAAGTATGCAGGTAGAAGTGGACGGCACTTCTCCTACGGTCAATGGTACACAAATGATTATAGAGAACGATAGCGAAAATCATGATGGTTCCGACAATGCAGATGCAGTACCACAGGAACTTGTGGACATCGATAAACAACTCACTCATGAGGATCTGTCGCTATTATGTGATCTATTTTATTTGCCGTTTGAACATGGGGGTCAAGGAATTCAATTGTTGCAAGAATTTAATTGGCTGAAAAGCAATGCTTATGTTGTTATGAAGAAATCCAACGAAGAAGAATCAGCGTCTGCATCAGAC ATTGAAGAATGGCATCTTCGTGCAGCTAAATTAAACGATATGTGCAATGCAGTAAATAGGTTATTTCAAAGACTCACATACTGTAATAATCGTGAATTACTATACGACCTGTACGCGTACGTATGGGATATGAGGGGAGTTGTGTCTCTTCTAAATAGTTACGTGAAGTGGCTGG CGTTTGGCAGATTCCcagcgacgatgacgacgttTACCCAGGGCAGCTACACAT GGTTTTCAAATGGTTGGAAAGAAACATTTATGAGTGGAGAACAGGAACCCTGGGTTTTCCGTGGTGGACTTACGGCTGATTTAcag AGATTAATCCCAGTTGACAGTGGCAACGACTTATTCGTCTATAAAGCACCGGAAGTGCCCagtagtaaaatatatacaattcgACCGTATGTACCGAGTGATGAAGAAGCGGTTTATGCGGTATGCAATCAAGTTAATAACTGTACAACTTCGTCAGCTGTAGCAGACAA ACTTATCGGAGGATTTCTAACATTGAGTCCAGAGTTATGTATGGTTGTTGAGGATGAAAATGGTATAGCAGGTTACGCATTGGCTACACTGAATATAAAATCTCACAATCAGAAAATGGCTGTTTCCTGGATTCCTGAATTACGAATGAAATATCCCTTAGATAATAGTATTAGCGAGTTGCCACAAAATGTTCAA GATGCCATACAATATTTCCATTCATTTATTCCGGACGTGTCGGAACAATTGTGCAGACAGCATCCGTCGAAACTTGTATGCACTGTACTATCAAGTGTGACAGATCAGTCTATTTGTAAACGTTTAATAACCTGCGTTCTTGCAGCTTTAAGAGCAAATG GTTCTTTCGGAGTGCACACGACGATGTTATCAACGGATAAGGAATCTCACGAATTTTATGGCAAACTAGGTTTCGTTGATTTAAATCCGGCACACGAGGAATATCCTGAAATTAAAACTATGTGTAGAAGTTTCTAA
- the LOC105196907 gene encoding protein O-GlcNAcase isoform X2, with amino-acid sequence MTETNGSANLNTKNGNFICGVVEGFYGRPWTTEQRKDLFQKLKKWGMDSYLYAPKDDYKHRAYWRDLYTVEEAEHLTGLITAAREYGITFYYALSPGLDITYSSSKEVTALKRKLEQVSQFGCTAFALLFDDIEPEMSEADKEVFQSFAQAQVSVTNDIFQHLSQPRFLLCPTQYCATRAMPNVASSEYLNTLGSKLAQEIDIMWTGPKVISRLLTVESIEEITEVLRRPPVIWDNLHANDYDQKRVFLGPYSGRSPDLIPKLRGVLTNPNCEYGANFVAIHTLAQWSRCNVDGKRDPSLNDTVSADIKLETETEDGVLGEDVPSTLSPNMYHPRQALKNAISEWLLEFNKKKAAWGVIVKPQPCVAPTIPIPIIPSVNTCMSLTSTTTTTVAATSTPGVNSNHLQALAEVCSSVTSSDSFVQPSSGPVMNSLVSDIKVISEPVLTTALPTNMSGEPPSTGLSSIEPMDCNTTPNNSPAHIAKISAEDDAMTCSEASGSMQVEVDGTSPTVNGTQMIIENDSENHDGSDNADAVPQELVDIDKQLTHEDLSLLCDLFYLPFEHGGQGIQLLQEFNWLKSNAYVVMKKSNEEESASASDIEEWHLRAAKLNDMCNAVNRLFQRLTYCNNRELLYDLYAYVWDMRGVVSLLNSYVKWLAFGRFPATMTTFTQGSYTWFSNGWKETFMSGEQEPWVFRGGLTADLQRLIPVDSGNDLFVYKAPEVPSSKIYTIRPYVPSDEEAVYAVCNQVNNCTTSSAVADKLIGGFLTLSPELCMVVEDENGIAGYALATLNIKSHNQKMAVSWIPELRMKYPLDNSISELPQNVQDAIQYFHSFIPDVSEQLCRQHPSKLVCTVLSSVTDQSICKRLITCVLAALRANGSFGVHTTMLSTDKESHEFYGKLGFVDLNPAHEEYPEIKTMCRSF; translated from the exons ATGACGGAGACAAATGGGTCCGCGAATCTCAACACGAAGAACGGCAACTTCATCTGCGGCGTGGTGGAAG GTTTTTATGGACGCCCATGGACCACTGAGCAACGAAAGGATCTCTTCCAAAA ATTGAAGAAATGGGGAATGGACTCTTACTTGTATGCGCCAAAAGACGATTACAAACATCGTGCTTATTGGAGGGATTTGTATACAGTAGAAGAAGCCGAACATCTGACTGGTCTAATCACAGCTGCTAGGGAATATGGAATAACCTTTTACTATGCATTATCTCCAGGATTAGATATCACATATTCTAGTTCAAAGGAAGTCACTGCTTTGAAGAGAAAATTGGAACAAGTTAGCCAATTTGGCTGTACAGCATTTGCATTGTTATTTGATGACATAGAGCCAGAGATGAGTGAAGCTGATAAAGAAGTGTTCCAGTCGTTTGCACAAGCTCAA GTTTCTGTcacaaatgatatttttcaacaCCTTAGCCAACCTCGTTTTCTTCTGTGTCCCACGCAATATTGTGCGACGCGCGCGATGCCGAATGTCGCATCTTCGGAATATCTCAACACTCTTGGAAGTAAACTAGCTCAGGAAATTGATATAATGTGGACTGGACCTAAAGTAATATCGAGACTTTTAACTGTGGAATCAATTGAAGAAATTACAGAAGTGCTTAGGAGGCCACCTGTCATCTGGGATAATTTACATGCTAACGATTATGATCAGAAAAGGGTGTTTCTTGGACCATATTCTGGTCGTTCTCCCGATCTTATACCTAAGCTTAGAGGAGTTTTAACAAATCCAAATTGCGAATATGGAGCAAATTTTGTAGCAATTCATACATTAGCTCAGTGGAGCAGATGCAATGTGGATGGAAAAAGAGATCCAAGTTTAA ATGATACTGTATCAGctgatattaaattagaaactgAGACAGAGGATGGCGTTCTTGGTGAAGATGTACCGTCTACGTTATCACCGAATATGTATCATCCTCGACAAGCTCTGAAAAATGCAATAAGCGAATGGTTATTAGAGTTCAATAAGAAAAAAGCAGCTTGGGGAGTAATAGTCAAACCACAGCCATGTGTTGCACCTACGATACCTATTCCAATAATTCCTTCCGTGAACACATGTATGAGTCTTACGTCGACGACAACGACCACAGTTGCTGCCACGTCCACGCCTGGGGTGAATTCTAATCATCTTCAAGCATTGGCCGAAGTTTGTTCAAGTGTAACGAGTAGCGATAGCTTCGTGCAGCCTTCATCCGGACCTGTGATGAATTCTCTAGTGTCGGATATAAAAGTGATCAGTGAACCTGTTTTAACTACTGCGTTACCCACCAATATGAGCGGTGAACCACCTTCAACAGGATTGTCTTCTATAGAACCTATGGACTGTAATACGACGCCAAATAATTCACCGGCTCACATAGCAAAAATTTCAGCAGAGGATGACGCTATG ACGTGCAGCGAGGCTTCCGGAAGTATGCAGGTAGAAGTGGACGGCACTTCTCCTACGGTCAATGGTACACAAATGATTATAGAGAACGATAGCGAAAATCATGATGGTTCCGACAATGCAGATGCAGTACCACAGGAACTTGTGGACATCGATAAACAACTCACTCATGAGGATCTGTCGCTATTATGTGATCTATTTTATTTGCCGTTTGAACATGGGGGTCAAGGAATTCAATTGTTGCAAGAATTTAATTGGCTGAAAAGCAATGCTTATGTTGTTATGAAGAAATCCAACGAAGAAGAATCAGCGTCTGCATCAGAC ATTGAAGAATGGCATCTTCGTGCAGCTAAATTAAACGATATGTGCAATGCAGTAAATAGGTTATTTCAAAGACTCACATACTGTAATAATCGTGAATTACTATACGACCTGTACGCGTACGTATGGGATATGAGGGGAGTTGTGTCTCTTCTAAATAGTTACGTGAAGTGGCTGG CGTTTGGCAGATTCCcagcgacgatgacgacgttTACCCAGGGCAGCTACACAT GGTTTTCAAATGGTTGGAAAGAAACATTTATGAGTGGAGAACAGGAACCCTGGGTTTTCCGTGGTGGACTTACGGCTGATTTAcag AGATTAATCCCAGTTGACAGTGGCAACGACTTATTCGTCTATAAAGCACCGGAAGTGCCCagtagtaaaatatatacaattcgACCGTATGTACCGAGTGATGAAGAAGCGGTTTATGCGGTATGCAATCAAGTTAATAACTGTACAACTTCGTCAGCTGTAGCAGACAA ACTTATCGGAGGATTTCTAACATTGAGTCCAGAGTTATGTATGGTTGTTGAGGATGAAAATGGTATAGCAGGTTACGCATTGGCTACACTGAATATAAAATCTCACAATCAGAAAATGGCTGTTTCCTGGATTCCTGAATTACGAATGAAATATCCCTTAGATAATAGTATTAGCGAGTTGCCACAAAATGTTCAA GATGCCATACAATATTTCCATTCATTTATTCCGGACGTGTCGGAACAATTGTGCAGACAGCATCCGTCGAAACTTGTATGCACTGTACTATCAAGTGTGACAGATCAGTCTATTTGTAAACGTTTAATAACCTGCGTTCTTGCAGCTTTAAGAGCAAATG GTTCTTTCGGAGTGCACACGACGATGTTATCAACGGATAAGGAATCTCACGAATTTTATGGCAAACTAGGTTTCGTTGATTTAAATCCGGCACACGAGGAATATCCTGAAATTAAAACTATGTGTAGAAGTTTCTAA